The following proteins are co-located in the Bubalus bubalis isolate 160015118507 breed Murrah chromosome 23, NDDB_SH_1, whole genome shotgun sequence genome:
- the ARL3 gene encoding ADP-ribosylation factor-like protein 3 yields the protein MGLLSILRKLKSAPDQEVRILLLGLDNAGKTTLLKQLASEDISHITPTQGFNIKSVQSQGFKLNVWDIGGQRKIRPYWRNYFENTDILIYVIDSADRKRFEETGQELAELLEEEKLSCVPVLIFANKQDLLTAAPASEIAEGLNLHTIRDRFWQIQSCSALTGEGVQDGMNWVCKNVSAKKK from the exons ATG GGCTTACTCTCAATTCTGCGCAAATTGAAAAGTGCACCAGACCAGGAGGTGAGAATCCTTCTCCTGGGCTTGGATAATGCTGGCAAGACCACTCTTCTGAAGCAGCTGGCATCTGAAGACATCAGCCACATCACACCGACGCAG GGTTTTAACATCAAAAGTGTACAATCACAAGGTTTTAAACTGAATGTCTGGGACATTGGCGGACAGAGGAAAATCAGACCATACTGGAGGAATTATTTTGAAAACACTGATATTCTT ATATATGTAATTGACAGCGCAGACAGAAAAAGATTtgaagagacaggtcag GAACTAGCTGAATTACTGGAGGAAGAAAAGCTAAGTTGCGTGCCCGTGCTCATCTTTGCTAATAAGCAGGATCTGCTCACAGCAGCCCCTGCCTCTGAAATTGCagaaggactgaacctgcacacCATCCGCGACCGATTCTGGCAGATCCAGTCTTGCTCAGCTCTCACGGGAGAGGGCGTTCAG